In Thermosynechococcus sichuanensis E542, a single genomic region encodes these proteins:
- the psbB gene encoding photosystem II chlorophyll-binding protein CP47, which produces MGLPWYRVHTVLINDPGRLIAAHLMHTALVAGWAGSMALYELAIFDPSDPVLNPMWRQGMFVLPFMARLGVTGSWSGWSITGETGIDPGFWSFEGVALAHIVLSGLLFLAACWHWVYWDLELFRDPRTGEPALDLPKMFGIHLFLAGLLCFGFGAFHLTGLFGPGMWVSDPYGLTGSVQPVAPEWGPDGFNPYNPGGVVAHHIAAGIVGIIAGLFHLLVRPPQRLYKALRMGNIETVLSSSIAAVFFAAFVVAGTMWYGSATTPIELFGPTRYQWDSGYFQQEINRRVQASLASGATLEEAWSAIPEKLAFYDYIGNNPAKGGLFRTGPMNKGDGIAQAWKGHAVFRNKEGEELFVRRMPNFFESFPVILTDKNGVVKADIPFRRAESKYSFEQQGVTVSFYGGELNGQTFTDPPTVKSYARKAIFGEIFEFDKETLNSDGIFRTSPRGWFTFGHAVFALLFFFGHIWHGARTLFRDVFSGIDPELSPEQVEWGYYQKVGDVTTRRKEAV; this is translated from the coding sequence ATGGGACTACCTTGGTACCGAGTCCACACTGTCCTGATCAACGATCCAGGGCGGTTGATTGCGGCCCACCTGATGCACACGGCATTGGTCGCCGGTTGGGCAGGGTCGATGGCTCTTTATGAGCTAGCTATTTTTGATCCCAGTGATCCCGTTCTCAACCCAATGTGGCGGCAGGGAATGTTTGTGTTGCCCTTCATGGCACGGTTGGGGGTCACGGGGTCTTGGAGCGGTTGGAGTATTACTGGTGAAACGGGGATTGACCCCGGTTTCTGGAGCTTTGAGGGGGTTGCCCTAGCCCACATTGTCCTCTCAGGTCTGTTGTTCTTGGCGGCCTGCTGGCACTGGGTCTATTGGGATCTCGAACTCTTCCGCGATCCTCGCACCGGTGAGCCTGCCCTCGACTTGCCGAAAATGTTTGGCATTCACCTGTTCCTTGCCGGTTTACTCTGCTTTGGCTTTGGTGCTTTCCACCTGACGGGTCTCTTTGGTCCTGGGATGTGGGTCTCTGACCCCTATGGCCTGACAGGCAGTGTTCAGCCGGTTGCACCGGAATGGGGACCAGATGGCTTTAACCCCTACAACCCCGGTGGTGTGGTGGCTCACCATATCGCTGCAGGTATTGTCGGTATTATTGCTGGTCTATTCCACCTGCTGGTGCGTCCACCCCAACGGCTCTACAAAGCTCTGCGCATGGGGAATATCGAAACAGTACTCTCCAGCAGTATTGCCGCCGTCTTCTTTGCTGCCTTTGTCGTGGCCGGCACGATGTGGTATGGCAGTGCCACCACCCCGATTGAACTCTTTGGGCCGACTCGCTATCAGTGGGACAGTGGCTACTTCCAGCAGGAAATTAACCGCCGCGTGCAGGCCTCCCTCGCCAGTGGCGCCACCCTTGAAGAGGCTTGGTCAGCGATTCCAGAGAAACTGGCCTTCTACGATTACATTGGCAATAACCCCGCTAAAGGGGGTCTGTTCCGTACTGGCCCGATGAACAAAGGGGATGGGATTGCCCAAGCTTGGAAAGGCCATGCTGTTTTCCGTAACAAAGAGGGTGAAGAACTCTTTGTCCGTCGCATGCCCAACTTCTTTGAAAGCTTCCCCGTCATCCTCACCGACAAGAATGGCGTTGTCAAAGCCGACATTCCCTTCCGTCGTGCTGAGTCGAAGTATAGTTTTGAGCAACAAGGGGTTACCGTCAGCTTCTACGGTGGTGAATTGAACGGCCAAACCTTCACCGATCCACCCACCGTCAAGAGCTATGCCCGTAAAGCTATCTTCGGTGAGATCTTTGAATTCGATAAGGAAACCCTCAACTCCGACGGGATTTTCCGCACCAGTCCCCGTGGCTGGTTTACCTTCGGCCACGCCGTATTTGCCCTGCTCTTCTTCTTTGGTCACATTTGGCATGGTGCCCGCACGCTGTTCCGCGATGTCTTCTCTGGGATTGATCCCGAACTTTCGCCGGAGCAAGTGGAATGGGGCTACTACCAAAAGGTGGGCGATGTCACTACACGTCGCAAAGAAGCTGTCTAA
- a CDS encoding 2Fe-2S iron-sulfur cluster-binding protein: MASKAEFVATNIKFVNENKEMVAANGANLRLKAMEAGVDLYTLKGKLFNCGGYGQCGTCIVEIVEGMENLSPRTPVEERKLRRKPENYRLACQTLVNGPVCVKTKPKG, encoded by the coding sequence ATGGCAAGCAAAGCTGAATTTGTGGCCACAAATATTAAGTTTGTTAACGAAAACAAAGAAATGGTTGCTGCCAACGGCGCGAATCTGCGCTTAAAAGCAATGGAAGCGGGGGTTGACCTTTATACCCTCAAGGGCAAGCTCTTTAATTGTGGGGGCTATGGCCAGTGTGGCACCTGTATTGTTGAGATTGTCGAGGGCATGGAAAACCTCTCCCCCCGCACGCCAGTGGAAGAGCGCAAGCTCCGCCGTAAGCCAGAAAATTATCGCTTGGCTTGCCAAACCCTTGTCAATGGACCAGTGTGTGTGAAGACAAAGCCGAAGGGCTAG
- a CDS encoding DUF4350 domain-containing protein, whose product MIASNRRQWVFLSFAVLVLLVVGLLILVVAPSSRAGSSFDSSPWGTQQFYTYLEQQGFRVERWQRNYNNLRGKGHVLLQMSGRPIGWPPSLVEWLAQGNTLVRFYWHGEPTAAPFAERLSTPQGNVLVETRRRVPVQQGDRPLLADDHGLIVYLRRSNSPHNHEQRILGVYPWLVANVYGGESGLANFAVVAQLLQEVAEPGATIYFDEWLHGYRQRTPEDVVSETVPQTLFDYFSRTPWLAVGLQFALLLLFLLWQQSQRFGPPLLEKEPVTSNSAAYIEALAGVLERAQQRQFVLEQLQDRFRYDLAHQLGLAANPHHLPRDSELMQAWQTATGRSPDSLQALLSIPHSIDDSQLLKWLEQAASVLQALKGAV is encoded by the coding sequence ATGATTGCGAGCAATCGCCGCCAGTGGGTTTTTCTTAGCTTTGCTGTCTTGGTGCTATTGGTAGTCGGCCTCCTGATTCTAGTGGTGGCTCCCAGCAGTCGCGCTGGTTCTTCCTTTGATTCCTCCCCTTGGGGCACGCAACAGTTTTACACCTACCTAGAGCAGCAGGGGTTTCGGGTGGAGCGTTGGCAGCGGAACTATAACAACCTCAGGGGCAAAGGGCACGTTCTCCTTCAAATGAGTGGTCGTCCTATCGGTTGGCCACCGTCCCTTGTGGAGTGGCTAGCTCAGGGCAATACGTTGGTGCGCTTCTACTGGCATGGTGAACCCACGGCAGCCCCCTTTGCAGAGCGTCTCTCAACACCTCAAGGTAATGTGTTAGTTGAAACGCGCCGCCGTGTCCCCGTTCAGCAGGGCGATCGCCCTCTCCTTGCCGATGATCACGGTTTGATTGTCTATCTTAGACGCTCTAATAGTCCCCATAACCATGAGCAGCGTATCCTTGGCGTCTATCCTTGGTTAGTGGCCAACGTCTATGGCGGCGAAAGCGGTCTTGCCAACTTTGCGGTTGTGGCTCAGCTCTTGCAGGAGGTAGCTGAACCGGGGGCAACGATATACTTTGATGAATGGCTCCACGGGTATCGCCAACGCACGCCAGAGGATGTGGTCAGTGAGACGGTGCCTCAAACCCTCTTCGACTACTTTAGTCGTACCCCTTGGTTAGCTGTGGGGTTGCAATTCGCCCTCTTGCTTCTCTTTTTGCTATGGCAGCAAAGTCAACGTTTTGGCCCACCCCTATTGGAAAAAGAACCCGTCACCAGTAATAGTGCTGCCTACATTGAAGCCCTCGCAGGCGTTCTTGAGCGAGCACAGCAGCGGCAGTTTGTCCTCGAACAACTTCAAGATCGCTTTCGCTATGACTTAGCTCACCAGCTCGGCCTTGCCGCCAATCCTCACCATCTGCCTAGGGATTCAGAACTCATGCAAGCATGGCAGACCGCAACGGGGCGATCGCCCGACTCCCTGCAAGCCCTCCTCAGTATTCCCCACAGCATTGATGATTCTCAGTTGCTCAAATGGCTAGAGCAGGCCGCTAGTGTCCTACAGGCTCTGAAAGGGGCTGTCTGA